A stretch of the Sorangium aterium genome encodes the following:
- a CDS encoding SDR family NAD(P)-dependent oxidoreductase: MPERTLAIVVLGGSRGIGRAIVARALAEGHRVFAGARDERALLALQQSAAPEGAGRRLGTGAVDVGDDASQRAFFGAARAFLGGIDVVVNNAAREGYGRLDEMALEDVEAIVRTNLLGVILGCRHAAQAMGDGGGHIINVGSEVSFRAVPMKSVYCATKFAVRGLSDALELELAPRGIRVSQVHPGWVDTGLHEDERRRRGSVSRPHDGGVPVDRVAESVAALWREPRAQGGAPLRLRLRSVVGELFPAWARWRTRRAFGEQLREG; the protein is encoded by the coding sequence GTGCCTGAGCGGACGCTCGCCATCGTCGTGCTCGGCGGCTCCCGCGGGATCGGGCGGGCCATCGTCGCGCGCGCGCTCGCGGAGGGGCACCGGGTGTTCGCCGGCGCGCGGGACGAGCGGGCGCTCCTCGCATTGCAGCAGAGCGCAGCGCCCGAGGGCGCGGGCCGCCGGCTCGGCACGGGCGCGGTGGACGTCGGCGACGACGCCTCCCAGCGCGCCTTCTTCGGCGCGGCGCGCGCTTTCCTCGGGGGGATCGACGTCGTCGTCAACAACGCCGCCCGGGAGGGCTACGGGCGCCTCGACGAGATGGCGCTCGAGGACGTGGAGGCGATCGTCCGCACCAACCTCCTCGGCGTCATCCTCGGCTGCCGGCACGCGGCGCAGGCGATGGGGGACGGCGGCGGCCACATCATCAACGTCGGCTCCGAGGTCTCGTTCCGCGCCGTGCCCATGAAGAGCGTCTACTGCGCCACGAAGTTCGCCGTCCGTGGCCTCAGCGACGCGCTCGAGCTCGAGCTCGCGCCCCGGGGGATCCGGGTCTCCCAGGTGCACCCCGGCTGGGTGGACACGGGCCTGCACGAGGACGAGCGGCGGCGCCGGGGGTCGGTGTCCCGGCCGCACGACGGCGGCGTCCCGGTGGACCGGGTCGCCGAGAGCGTGGCCGCGCTCTGGCGCGAGCCGCGGGCGCAGGGCGGCGCTCCGCTGCGGCTCCGCCTGCGCAGCGTGGTGGGAGAGCTCTTTCCGGCGTGGGCGCGGTGGCGGACGCGCCGGGCGTTCGGGGAGCAGCTGAGAGAGGGCTGA
- a CDS encoding UDP-glucuronic acid decarboxylase family protein, translated as MSASKRILVTGGAGFLGSHLCARLLADGHHVICVDSMVTGRDENLGPLLKNPRFELHRCDVSEPLRFEVEQIYNMACAASPVKYRADPVHTLNTNVFGAINVLRLAQDLGARVLQASTSEVYGDALVHPQHEDYWGNVNPIGPRACYDESKRVAETYFWEYRQTRNVDTVIVRIFNTYGPNMDRNDGRVIANFVVKALRGEALELYGGGHRTRSFCFVSDLIEGLVRVMNAKDLTGPVNLGNPAETRMQDLAELIIRKTGGRAKLTMSDGLIDDPQRRRPDISRATELLGWRPVVDLDSGLDRTIDWFRPRV; from the coding sequence ATGAGTGCGAGCAAGCGAATCCTGGTCACGGGTGGGGCTGGTTTCCTCGGGTCGCACCTCTGCGCACGGCTTCTGGCCGACGGGCACCACGTGATCTGCGTCGACAGCATGGTGACGGGGCGTGACGAGAACCTCGGGCCGCTGCTGAAGAACCCGCGGTTCGAGCTGCACCGCTGCGACGTGAGCGAGCCGCTCCGCTTCGAGGTCGAGCAGATCTACAACATGGCCTGCGCGGCGTCGCCCGTGAAGTACCGGGCCGATCCGGTGCACACGCTCAACACGAACGTGTTCGGCGCGATCAACGTCCTCCGCCTGGCGCAGGACCTGGGGGCCCGGGTCCTGCAGGCCTCCACCTCCGAGGTCTATGGCGACGCGCTCGTCCACCCGCAGCACGAGGACTACTGGGGGAACGTCAACCCCATCGGGCCGCGGGCCTGCTACGACGAGAGCAAGCGGGTCGCGGAGACGTACTTCTGGGAGTACCGCCAGACCCGAAACGTCGATACCGTCATCGTGCGTATTTTCAATACCTACGGCCCGAACATGGACCGGAACGACGGCCGGGTCATCGCCAACTTCGTTGTGAAGGCGCTGCGCGGCGAGGCGCTGGAGCTGTACGGCGGAGGCCACCGCACGCGCTCGTTCTGCTTCGTCAGCGACCTGATCGAGGGGCTGGTCCGCGTGATGAACGCCAAGGACCTGACCGGGCCGGTCAACCTCGGGAATCCGGCCGAGACGAGGATGCAGGACCTCGCCGAGCTCATCATCCGCAAGACCGGCGGGCGCGCGAAGCTGACGATGAGCGATGGCCTCATCGACGATCCCCAGCGGCGCAGGCCCGACATCTCCCGGGCGACGGAGCTGCTCGGCTGGCGCCCTGTGGTCGATCTCGACTCGGGCCTCGATCGCACGATCGACTGGTTCCGCCCGCGCGTCTGA
- a CDS encoding glycosyltransferase family 2 protein produces MAASICLPAYNEVRTIEATLTELSRLGPEVDEILVCLNGCTDGTERVAEAFREREPRLAVIESELGKNNAWNALVARARNRRLVFTDADVRPAEGSISALLRALERSPRAAVAAAFEQPRGAPPPPLGTVLRLLTTSLGQDYISGRLYAIDRDRLGAVMAERGLLPAGTLPRLPVDLVTEDSWLTALVAGDALVVVPEAPIHFEVDSMADVVRALARNAAAREQLRSSYPELHRRDGARLLSAQTAAKILLDRLRSAPGPGAVTRGLGGMALRAAIHRVLGQRIRAQRDRILADVSAGRGGRVMATSGRLPSKGG; encoded by the coding sequence ATGGCTGCCAGCATCTGCCTGCCTGCGTACAACGAAGTCCGCACCATCGAGGCGACCCTCACCGAGCTGTCGCGGCTCGGCCCCGAGGTGGACGAGATCCTCGTCTGTCTCAACGGGTGCACGGACGGCACCGAGCGTGTCGCCGAGGCGTTCCGGGAGCGGGAGCCGCGGCTCGCCGTCATCGAGAGCGAGCTCGGAAAGAACAACGCATGGAACGCCCTCGTGGCCCGGGCGCGCAACCGTCGCCTCGTGTTCACGGACGCGGACGTGCGCCCGGCCGAGGGCTCCATCTCGGCCCTGCTGCGCGCCCTGGAGCGCTCTCCGCGCGCCGCCGTCGCCGCGGCGTTCGAGCAGCCGCGCGGGGCGCCGCCCCCGCCGCTCGGCACCGTCCTCCGCCTGCTGACGACCAGCCTCGGTCAGGACTACATCTCCGGTCGCCTCTATGCCATCGATCGCGATCGGCTGGGCGCGGTGATGGCCGAGCGTGGGCTCCTGCCTGCCGGGACGCTGCCTCGGCTGCCCGTCGACCTCGTGACCGAGGACTCGTGGCTCACGGCGCTCGTCGCCGGCGATGCGCTGGTCGTGGTCCCCGAGGCGCCCATCCACTTCGAGGTGGACAGCATGGCCGACGTGGTCCGCGCGCTCGCGCGCAACGCCGCCGCGAGAGAGCAGCTCCGCTCGAGCTACCCGGAGCTCCACCGCCGCGACGGCGCCCGCCTGCTCTCGGCGCAGACGGCGGCGAAGATCCTCCTGGACCGGCTGAGATCGGCGCCGGGGCCCGGCGCGGTCACGCGCGGGCTCGGGGGAATGGCCCTCAGGGCCGCGATCCACCGCGTGCTCGGACAGCGGATCCGGGCGCAGCGCGATCGCATCCTGGCGGACGTCAGCGCCGGCCGCGGCGGGCGCGTCATGGCCACCTCCGGCCGCCTCCCGTCGAAGGGCGGCTGA
- a CDS encoding radical SAM protein: MTSGGEFLNMPSVHRSPRYLGSLVRAKLAREARPIWVDVCVTNRCHLSCEYCYGDYHHRQDDIGQLKVEQLCAIVDEAAALGTAVLTLTGGEPMLHKSIGRIIERAVSRGISVGMVTSGFRVKERVDELANLSSIVVSVDGPEPINDLNRGQGTFAVAMTALEACQARGIPRIVKAVLNRRNKDQVPWLLDLAGRFGARLEVVMSYAPQSDRQLRVHGDNSLDAGERQALADALLEQKRRGAPMVFRERVWENMARWWQHHDADRVTREERRERFPYLPCSAGRYYAFIDGDGRMYPCNQRLADFPARSVLEVGVRAAWEHLRDHGCFACAAPWLNQQHLVSSEKLLARSLGRDLLARVARA, encoded by the coding sequence ATGACATCTGGAGGCGAGTTCCTTAATATGCCGAGCGTGCACCGCTCGCCTCGCTACCTGGGTTCGCTCGTCCGCGCAAAGCTCGCCCGCGAAGCGCGTCCGATCTGGGTGGATGTGTGTGTTACCAATCGATGTCATCTGAGCTGCGAGTACTGCTACGGCGACTACCACCACCGGCAGGACGACATCGGACAGCTCAAGGTCGAGCAGCTGTGCGCGATCGTGGACGAGGCGGCGGCGCTGGGGACGGCGGTCCTGACGCTCACGGGCGGCGAGCCGATGCTGCACAAATCCATTGGCCGCATCATCGAGCGGGCGGTGAGCCGAGGGATCTCGGTCGGAATGGTCACCAGCGGATTCCGCGTCAAGGAGCGCGTGGATGAGCTCGCGAACCTGAGCTCGATCGTCGTGAGCGTCGACGGTCCGGAGCCGATTAACGATCTGAACCGCGGTCAGGGGACCTTCGCCGTGGCCATGACGGCGCTCGAGGCGTGCCAGGCGCGCGGCATTCCGCGCATCGTGAAGGCGGTGCTGAACCGCCGGAACAAGGACCAGGTGCCCTGGCTCCTCGATCTGGCGGGCCGCTTCGGCGCGCGGCTCGAGGTCGTCATGAGCTACGCGCCGCAGTCCGATCGGCAGCTGCGCGTGCACGGCGACAACTCCCTCGACGCGGGCGAGCGGCAGGCCCTGGCGGACGCGCTGCTCGAGCAGAAGCGCCGGGGGGCGCCGATGGTCTTCCGCGAGCGCGTCTGGGAGAACATGGCGCGCTGGTGGCAACACCACGACGCGGATCGCGTGACCCGGGAGGAGCGGCGAGAGCGCTTCCCGTACCTCCCGTGCAGCGCGGGCAGGTACTACGCCTTCATCGACGGCGACGGCCGCATGTACCCGTGCAACCAGCGGCTCGCGGACTTCCCCGCCAGGAGCGTGCTCGAGGTCGGCGTCCGGGCCGCGTGGGAGCACCTGCGCGATCACGGCTGCTTCGCCTGCGCGGCGCCGTGGCTCAACCAGCAGCACCTCGTGAGCAGCGAGAAGCTCCTCGCGCGCAGCCTGGGGCGCGATCTGCTTGCGCGGGTCGCGCGTGCCTGA
- a CDS encoding FAD-dependent monooxygenase: protein MSHHTVSAPVLIIGAGPSGMVSALCLARRGVDCVLIERRPGLENHPKAHELSARSIEILHELGLAHGELSAEASPEEDAAKILFCGTIGEEFGCIDLRANGIGRKYREHLEAPMPYLNLSQVELEKLLRERVSASPRIQALHHHQWESFEQDAEGVTSRITNRTTGETFAVRSQYVICSDGAGSRSRKALGIEMKGPDKLLDVVNAYFQADLRRVVRTRGKLYFIFSPKAPGSVFIAHHVEKRWVFHLPVATPHEKIEEYTPEVMQKKIKAALGRDDVDIEITSMSHWRMTAQVAERFRSGRVFLVGDAAHRFPPTGGLGMNSGIGDAHNLAWKLAMVIERRAAPGLLDSYEAERRPVIETNCDESRLNFERMSEVAEAFGIEVEEAQWVNEKLASSTMRALPAPLRAWTERQVHHYGESILSRYHRDPSVRERVLAAIAQQRSHFDRIGLDLGYTYEEGALLGDGTRPPEVDDRVSSYIPSTRPGARFPHFWLDGNRRQRGSRSMIDYGASILLLGAAVEALPADLEALEHVEARHGVRLFRLGSADIPACHRAAVHALAQIEQDGALLIRPDGHVAWRQQRGVTLSVELIASIVEQVYGV from the coding sequence ATGAGCCATCACACCGTCTCTGCTCCCGTCCTCATCATCGGCGCTGGCCCTTCAGGGATGGTGAGCGCGCTCTGCCTCGCCAGGCGCGGCGTCGACTGTGTGCTCATCGAGCGCCGGCCGGGCCTTGAGAATCACCCGAAGGCCCACGAGCTCTCGGCGCGCTCGATCGAGATCCTCCACGAGCTGGGGCTCGCTCATGGCGAGCTGTCCGCGGAGGCGTCGCCGGAGGAGGACGCCGCCAAGATCCTGTTCTGCGGCACGATCGGTGAGGAGTTCGGCTGCATCGATCTGCGAGCCAACGGCATCGGGCGCAAGTACCGAGAGCACCTCGAGGCGCCCATGCCCTACCTCAACCTCTCGCAGGTCGAGCTGGAGAAGCTCCTCCGCGAGCGGGTCTCGGCCTCGCCGCGGATCCAGGCGCTCCATCACCACCAGTGGGAGTCCTTCGAGCAGGACGCGGAGGGCGTCACCAGCCGGATCACGAACAGGACGACGGGTGAGACCTTCGCGGTCCGGAGCCAGTACGTCATCTGCTCCGACGGCGCCGGGAGCCGGAGCCGCAAGGCCCTCGGGATCGAGATGAAGGGCCCGGACAAGCTGCTCGACGTCGTCAACGCCTATTTTCAGGCAGATCTGCGCCGCGTGGTCCGCACCCGGGGCAAGCTCTACTTCATCTTCTCCCCCAAGGCGCCGGGCAGCGTGTTCATCGCCCACCACGTCGAGAAGCGCTGGGTCTTTCACCTCCCCGTGGCGACGCCGCACGAGAAGATCGAGGAGTATACGCCCGAGGTGATGCAGAAGAAGATCAAGGCGGCGCTCGGGCGGGACGACGTGGATATCGAGATCACATCGATGAGCCACTGGCGCATGACGGCGCAGGTGGCGGAGCGCTTCCGCAGCGGGCGCGTCTTCCTGGTCGGCGACGCCGCACATCGCTTCCCGCCCACGGGCGGGCTCGGCATGAACTCCGGCATCGGCGACGCGCACAACCTGGCCTGGAAGCTCGCGATGGTGATCGAGCGGCGGGCAGCGCCCGGCCTGCTCGACAGCTACGAGGCCGAGCGCCGCCCTGTCATCGAGACGAACTGCGACGAGAGCCGGCTCAACTTCGAGAGGATGAGCGAGGTCGCGGAGGCCTTCGGGATCGAGGTCGAGGAAGCTCAGTGGGTCAACGAGAAGCTGGCGAGCTCCACGATGCGCGCGCTGCCGGCCCCGCTCCGCGCCTGGACCGAGCGGCAGGTGCATCACTACGGAGAGAGCATCCTCTCGCGGTACCACCGCGATCCCTCGGTGAGAGAGCGCGTCCTCGCGGCCATCGCGCAGCAGAGGTCGCATTTCGACCGGATAGGGCTCGACCTTGGCTACACGTACGAAGAGGGCGCGCTGCTCGGCGACGGCACGAGGCCGCCTGAGGTCGACGACCGGGTGTCCTCGTACATCCCGTCGACGCGGCCGGGCGCGCGATTCCCGCATTTCTGGCTGGACGGCAACAGGAGACAGCGCGGCAGCCGCTCCATGATCGACTACGGCGCTTCGATCCTGCTGCTCGGCGCGGCCGTCGAGGCGCTGCCCGCGGACCTCGAGGCGCTCGAGCATGTCGAGGCGCGCCACGGCGTCCGGCTGTTCAGGCTGGGCTCGGCCGACATCCCTGCCTGCCACCGGGCCGCGGTGCACGCGCTCGCGCAGATCGAGCAGGACGGCGCGCTCCTGATCCGACCGGACGGGCATGTCGCGTGGCGCCAGCAGCGCGGCGTGACGTTATCCGTGGAGCTCATCGCGTCGATCGTGGAGCAAGTCTACGGGGTCTAG
- a CDS encoding endo-1,4-beta-xylanase, translating into MGYCDDNTWLSEFSSGRKDFPLLFDINHNPKPAYDAVVGF; encoded by the coding sequence ATCGGATATTGTGACGACAACACCTGGTTGTCGGAGTTCAGCTCGGGGCGCAAGGACTTCCCCCTGCTCTTCGATATCAACCACAACCCCAAGCCCGCCTACGACGCCGTGGTGGGCTTCTGA
- a CDS encoding Kelch repeat-containing protein, protein MLLLLIGLPCGLGCAAPAGEALDVEALEAQFEERARAVLRGGDALRPAAGGFELAPSPSRGGLSLAFPSDGSGAVRFGLPDGLGIDVREVGVRGEGQKAGAALAYPRAGGFALWTAQRHGVEEWLWFPEGAPAGEPLASWQVEGARLQRRGANVEVLDAAGEARIIVSAPEAYASPLGRIATRLDVQGDVISLWVEETGMPLLVDPAWTVTAAPEATLREVHTATSLADGRVLIAGGYKQDTDFTLFPVATAAIYDPVLDAWVPAAPMNEPRGAHQATLLADGRVLVTGGGGSLGTGVGTAELYDPTTDTWTFAAPMTSARGGHTATVLDDGRVLVAGGLAAATAEIYDPTTGGWSPTPAMAIARNDHAATRLLDGRVLVTGGRTATSNTSSSVEIYDPTTGAWTPGPSMLQARSGHTATLLEDGDVLVVSSWGVATEVYDPDTNEWTPAGSLSVPRDRHTATRLCDGRVVVSGMGSNLHIAYPVEVYDPSTRTFSSGPVNDGARRAGTATLLPDGKVLFVGGLRHPGAEIYDPSAAPAGTPIGPVHTPRNFAKAVELPDGKILIAGGIGPIAVNELYDPSSMTLSTAAPLNFARSSPDLTRLADGRVLISGGIPNDSPALELNNEIYDPAANVWTLTAPDSVWRSKHTATLLGSGEVLIAGGEMFFDPLDPYTIDRIRSAALYRPADDTWVPVARMNVGRAEHAATLLQDGRVLVVGGRNGLEDSTGPSTAVALASAEIYDPATHTWSLAAPMGTPRSHPAATRLLDGRVLVVDTTAEVYDPATNVWTPTGPMLIGSGVNNSALLLSTGEVLAIGGTVAQIYRPSTNSWTPAPSTVMSHLAHVTALLPGDQVLVVDGKKDAELYDPHPRSAGDNGCGPGGDSGVGGGDGGAGGGDGGAGGAGSGSGGVGAAGGVGGAGDAGGVGAAGGIGAAGGGDGGAGGVGGAGDAGGAGGLGGAGTAGGVGDAGGAGGVGGAGTAGGVGDAGGAGGVGGAGGAGDAGGAGGTGGSGGGDSAVGGAGGVGGAGGGEMSSSVGSAGGTSTGTAGGDGGNGAGGSGGPGAATASSSAVGAGPDENTGSSSSSTGPGEGSPRDHGCTMGPAASGSGTMAFYLAVAGAALQRRLSRSRVGGRSSRARPR, encoded by the coding sequence GTGCTGCTCTTGCTCATCGGCCTGCCGTGCGGGCTCGGATGTGCGGCGCCTGCGGGTGAAGCGCTCGACGTCGAGGCGCTGGAGGCGCAGTTCGAGGAGCGCGCCCGGGCCGTGCTCCGCGGCGGCGACGCGCTCCGGCCCGCCGCGGGGGGCTTCGAGCTCGCGCCGAGCCCGTCGCGAGGTGGCCTCTCGCTCGCGTTCCCCTCGGACGGGAGCGGCGCCGTGCGGTTCGGCCTGCCGGACGGGCTAGGCATCGACGTGCGCGAGGTCGGAGTGCGCGGTGAAGGCCAGAAGGCCGGCGCCGCCCTCGCGTACCCTCGCGCGGGTGGTTTTGCGCTCTGGACTGCGCAGCGACACGGCGTGGAAGAATGGCTCTGGTTCCCCGAGGGGGCGCCGGCCGGAGAGCCGCTCGCCTCGTGGCAGGTCGAAGGGGCGCGCCTCCAGCGCCGCGGCGCGAACGTGGAGGTCCTCGACGCGGCAGGGGAGGCGAGGATCATCGTGTCGGCTCCCGAAGCCTATGCTTCGCCGCTCGGGCGCATCGCGACCCGGCTGGACGTGCAAGGCGATGTGATCTCGCTCTGGGTCGAGGAGACAGGCATGCCGCTCCTCGTCGACCCGGCGTGGACCGTCACGGCCGCACCCGAGGCGACGCTCCGCGAGGTGCACACGGCGACCTCGCTCGCGGACGGCAGGGTGCTCATCGCGGGCGGATACAAGCAGGATACTGACTTCACGCTGTTCCCGGTCGCCACCGCGGCCATCTACGATCCCGTGCTCGACGCCTGGGTGCCTGCTGCTCCGATGAACGAGCCGCGGGGGGCTCACCAGGCGACCTTGCTCGCTGACGGCAGGGTGCTCGTCACGGGTGGCGGCGGGTCGCTCGGCACGGGTGTCGGCACGGCGGAACTCTATGATCCAACGACCGACACGTGGACCTTCGCCGCACCCATGACCTCGGCGCGGGGGGGGCACACCGCGACGGTGCTCGACGACGGGCGGGTGCTCGTCGCCGGGGGCCTCGCGGCGGCCACCGCCGAGATCTACGATCCCACGACGGGCGGCTGGTCGCCGACGCCCGCGATGGCCATCGCGCGCAACGACCACGCGGCGACGCGTCTGCTGGACGGCCGCGTGCTGGTCACGGGAGGCAGGACCGCGACGAGCAACACCTCCTCCAGCGTCGAGATCTACGACCCCACCACCGGCGCGTGGACCCCGGGGCCGAGCATGCTTCAAGCCAGATCCGGTCATACGGCGACCTTGCTGGAAGACGGCGACGTGCTTGTGGTGTCCAGCTGGGGGGTCGCGACCGAGGTCTACGATCCCGACACCAATGAATGGACGCCCGCGGGCTCGCTGAGCGTGCCGCGCGACAGGCACACGGCGACGCGCCTGTGCGATGGGCGGGTCGTCGTCTCGGGCATGGGATCGAACCTTCACATCGCCTACCCGGTCGAGGTCTACGATCCGAGCACGCGAACGTTCTCGTCAGGTCCCGTGAACGACGGGGCCCGCCGCGCAGGTACGGCGACCCTGCTTCCGGATGGCAAGGTCCTTTTCGTCGGTGGCCTGCGCCATCCGGGCGCCGAGATCTATGATCCCTCGGCCGCCCCCGCAGGGACGCCGATTGGACCGGTGCACACGCCGCGGAACTTCGCAAAGGCAGTGGAGCTCCCGGACGGAAAGATCCTGATCGCGGGCGGCATCGGCCCGATTGCGGTCAACGAGCTTTACGACCCCTCGAGCATGACGCTCTCCACGGCGGCTCCCTTGAACTTCGCGCGGTCTTCTCCCGATCTGACACGCCTCGCCGACGGCAGGGTGCTCATCAGCGGCGGTATCCCGAACGACTCTCCAGCGCTGGAGTTGAACAACGAGATCTACGATCCGGCGGCGAATGTCTGGACGCTGACCGCGCCGGACAGCGTGTGGCGATCCAAACACACGGCGACCTTGCTCGGGAGCGGCGAGGTGCTCATCGCGGGAGGTGAGATGTTTTTTGACCCCCTCGACCCGTACACCATCGACAGGATCCGATCGGCCGCGCTGTACCGGCCGGCCGACGACACCTGGGTCCCTGTGGCGCGGATGAACGTCGGGCGCGCGGAGCACGCGGCGACGCTGCTGCAAGACGGCAGGGTGCTGGTCGTCGGCGGGCGCAACGGACTCGAAGACAGCACGGGCCCCTCGACCGCGGTAGCGCTCGCCAGCGCCGAGATCTACGATCCAGCGACCCATACCTGGTCGCTGGCGGCACCCATGGGGACGCCTCGGAGCCACCCTGCGGCGACGCGGCTCCTGGACGGCCGCGTGCTCGTCGTCGATACGACGGCGGAGGTCTACGACCCGGCGACGAACGTCTGGACTCCCACGGGGCCGATGTTGATTGGGTCGGGCGTGAACAACTCGGCCCTGCTGTTGTCGACGGGCGAGGTGCTCGCCATCGGCGGGACGGTCGCGCAGATCTATCGTCCTTCGACGAACTCCTGGACACCCGCCCCATCCACCGTGATGTCCCACCTCGCTCATGTGACCGCGCTGCTTCCGGGCGACCAGGTCCTCGTCGTGGACGGGAAGAAGGATGCGGAGCTGTACGACCCCCATCCGCGGAGCGCCGGGGACAATGGCTGCGGCCCGGGTGGAGACAGCGGCGTTGGCGGCGGAGACGGCGGCGCTGGCGGCGGAGACGGCGGTGCGGGCGGCGCTGGTAGCGGAAGCGGCGGCGTGGGCGCTGCTGGTGGCGTGGGCGGCGCTGGTGATGCTGGTGGCGTCGGCGCCGCTGGTGGCATTGGTGCCGCTGGTGGCGGAGACGGCGGCGCTGGCGGTGTGGGCGGTGCTGGCGATGCGGGTGGCGCTGGCGGCCTGGGCGGTGCTGGCACCGCTGGCGGCGTTGGCGACGCGGGTGGCGCCGGCGGTGTGGGCGGTGCTGGCACCGCTGGTGGCGTTGGCGACGCGGGTGGCGCTGGCGGTGTGGGCGGTGCTGGTGGCGCCGGCGACGCGGGTGGCGCTGGCGGTACTGGCGGCTCTGGCGGCGGCGACAGCGCCGTGGGCGGCGCTGGTGGCGTGGGCGGCGCCGGCGGCGGCGAAATGAGCTCGTCCGTTGGCTCGGCGGGCGGAACCTCGACGGGCACAGCCGGCGGAGACGGCGGGAACGGTGCAGGAGGCTCCGGCGGCCCAGGGGCAGCCACCGCATCGAGCAGCGCTGTGGGGGCCGGACCCGATGAAAACACGGGGTCATCGAGCTCATCGACCGGCCCCGGAGAGGGATCGCCGAGGGACCACGGCTGCACCATGGGGCCAGCGGCGTCAGGTAGCGGAACCATGGCCTTCTATCTCGCCGTCGCCGGAGCCGCGCTTCAGCGTCGACTCTCGCGGTCGCGGGTCGGCGGCCGCTCCAGCCGCGCTCGTCCTCGGTAG
- a CDS encoding winged helix DNA-binding domain-containing protein — MTVPTLTRRDLNRATLARQMLLAREQTSVVHGIERLIALQAQLARPPFIGLWSRLAAFRREQLVQLVVRREVVRAPFLRGTLHLVSARDYLDLHPVIAPVLHAGMRSVLRERADALDIARLVALARAYFDAEPRTMDELRDHLAELHADGDVRAMALAVRMHLPVVQVPAETPWAYPGTADFAPAASWLGKPLRDGGAPQALVLRYLASFGPATATDVQTWSGLTRVKEVLHALREQLCVFRDERGRELFDLPDAPRPPADTAAPARFLPDYDNLLLAHDDRTRVIADEHRPRIVMSANLRILPTFLVDGFVAGTWTIERKKATAALVLEPFEALGKAAREQLAEEGEALLRFMEEDAGAFEVRFGKNGSTKAPAARAKAKSGGAAKAPAAGVKAKSGGAAKAPAARAKGGGAAKAPAARAKAKSGGAAKAPAARAKATR, encoded by the coding sequence ATGACCGTCCCGACGCTGACACGAAGAGACCTCAACCGGGCCACGCTCGCGCGGCAGATGCTGCTCGCGCGGGAGCAAACGTCGGTCGTCCACGGGATCGAGCGGCTGATCGCCCTCCAGGCCCAGCTGGCGCGGCCTCCTTTCATCGGGCTCTGGTCGCGGCTGGCGGCGTTCCGGCGCGAGCAGCTCGTCCAGCTCGTCGTGCGCCGCGAGGTCGTCCGGGCGCCGTTCCTGCGCGGCACGCTGCACCTCGTGAGCGCAAGGGACTACCTGGATCTGCACCCGGTCATCGCGCCGGTGCTCCACGCCGGGATGCGGTCGGTCCTCCGCGAGCGCGCGGACGCCCTCGACATCGCTCGGCTGGTCGCCCTGGCGCGCGCGTACTTCGACGCGGAGCCGCGGACCATGGACGAGCTGCGCGATCACCTGGCCGAGCTCCACGCCGACGGCGACGTGCGCGCCATGGCCCTCGCGGTTCGCATGCACCTGCCCGTCGTCCAGGTGCCGGCCGAGACCCCATGGGCATATCCGGGAACGGCGGACTTCGCCCCGGCGGCGTCCTGGCTCGGCAAACCGCTCCGCGACGGCGGCGCGCCGCAGGCGCTCGTGCTGCGTTATCTCGCGTCGTTCGGCCCGGCGACAGCGACCGACGTGCAAACGTGGTCCGGCCTGACCCGCGTCAAGGAGGTGCTCCACGCCTTGCGAGAGCAGCTCTGCGTGTTCCGCGACGAGCGAGGCCGGGAGCTCTTCGACCTGCCCGACGCGCCGCGGCCGCCCGCGGACACCGCCGCGCCGGCCCGGTTTCTCCCCGATTACGACAACCTCCTGCTCGCGCACGACGACCGCACGCGGGTCATCGCGGACGAGCATCGCCCGCGGATCGTCATGTCCGCCAACCTGCGGATCCTGCCGACGTTCCTCGTGGACGGGTTCGTGGCCGGCACATGGACGATCGAGCGGAAGAAGGCCACGGCCGCGCTCGTGCTCGAGCCGTTCGAGGCCCTTGGCAAGGCGGCGCGCGAGCAGCTCGCCGAGGAAGGGGAGGCGCTCCTCCGATTCATGGAGGAGGACGCCGGCGCGTTCGAGGTGCGCTTCGGGAAGAATGGATCCACGAAGGCGCCTGCGGCGCGGGCGAAGGCGAAGAGCGGCGGAGCCGCCAAGGCGCCTGCGGCGGGGGTAAAGGCGAAGAGCGGCGGAGCCGCCAAGGCGCCTGCGGCGCGGGCTAAAGGCGGGGGTGCAGCGAAGGCGCCTGCGGCGCGGGCGAAGGCGAAGAGCGGCGGAGCCGCCAAGGCGCCTGCGGCGCGGGCGAAGGCCACGAGATGA